In Candidatus Nitronauta litoralis, one DNA window encodes the following:
- a CDS encoding rRNA pseudouridine synthase: MKIRLQKIIAEAGLGSRREAEGWIEEGKVTVNRHVVKKLGTTADPEKDQIRVKGKLLPKPEEKVYLMFNKPKGCLTTVRDDRARATVMDYFEKLPFRVFPVGRLDFNTEGLLLLTNDGALSKKLLDPKGGVERIYKVKVRGIPDEKDLNRLRRGVSLDGVKTGPMQVKVERSTGRNCFLIVTLTEGKYRHIKRVCETVGHPVVKLSRTHFGGLSLARLPSGAFRFLTDRELKSLRRLVRPARKTDVA, from the coding sequence ATGAAGATACGTCTCCAAAAAATTATTGCCGAGGCCGGCCTGGGCTCGCGTCGCGAAGCCGAAGGATGGATTGAAGAAGGCAAGGTGACTGTGAACCGGCATGTTGTAAAAAAGCTGGGCACAACCGCAGACCCTGAAAAAGACCAGATCAGGGTAAAGGGAAAGTTGCTCCCAAAGCCGGAGGAAAAGGTTTATTTGATGTTCAATAAACCAAAAGGCTGTCTCACCACGGTCCGCGATGACCGGGCGCGGGCAACGGTTATGGATTATTTTGAAAAGCTTCCTTTCAGGGTATTCCCGGTGGGCCGCCTCGATTTCAATACGGAAGGCTTGTTACTCCTGACCAACGACGGAGCGCTTTCAAAGAAATTGCTGGACCCAAAGGGTGGTGTAGAGCGGATTTACAAGGTCAAGGTCCGGGGAATCCCGGATGAAAAAGATCTCAACCGCCTGCGCCGGGGGGTTAGCCTGGATGGGGTCAAGACCGGTCCGATGCAGGTGAAAGTCGAACGTAGTACCGGTCGCAATTGTTTTCTCATCGTGACCCTGACCGAAGGCAAGTACAGGCACATCAAACGTGTCTGCGAAACTGTGGGTCACCCGGTAGTGAAACTGAGCCGCACCCATTTTGGCGGACTCAGCCTTGCGCGCCTTCCCTCGGGAGCGTTCCGGTTTTTAACTGACCGGGAGTTGAAATCCCTGCGTCGCCTGGTTCGTCCTGCCAGAAAAACGGATGTGGCCTGA
- the scpB gene encoding SMC-Scp complex subunit ScpB — MERTELKAIIENLLLASDQPVSPESLAQTLLGGGDKNELRGLLEELQEDFADKPLQVIEVADGFQLCTRPEYAEWVRKYLKLDKTFRLSQPALDTLSIVAYKQPLTRAEVDEIRGVDSGGVFRTLLEKKIVAPAGRKDVPGKPYMYRTTQKFLDYFGLRDLSELPTLEDFGEGEIEGEAGPEQTEIEFAAADQNGGEQGEAPTAEAPTTEDS, encoded by the coding sequence ATGGAAAGAACCGAACTCAAAGCTATAATTGAAAATCTGCTCCTCGCGTCGGATCAACCGGTTTCACCGGAGTCTCTTGCCCAGACCCTTTTGGGAGGCGGCGATAAAAACGAACTGCGCGGGTTGCTGGAAGAGCTGCAGGAAGATTTTGCTGACAAGCCTCTCCAGGTCATAGAGGTCGCCGACGGGTTTCAACTGTGTACCCGGCCGGAATATGCCGAGTGGGTGCGGAAATACCTCAAGCTCGATAAAACATTTCGCCTGTCACAACCGGCTCTGGATACTCTTTCCATTGTCGCCTATAAGCAACCGCTCACGCGCGCCGAGGTCGATGAAATAAGAGGAGTGGATTCCGGTGGTGTGTTCCGGACCCTGCTCGAGAAAAAAATTGTGGCTCCGGCAGGGCGAAAAGATGTTCCGGGTAAGCCTTATATGTACCGCACCACCCAGAAGTTCCTCGACTACTTTGGCCTGCGTGATTTAAGCGAACTTCCCACCCTTGAGGATTTCGGCGAAGGCGAAATTGAAGGCGAAGCAGGGCCAGAGCAAACCGAAATTGAATTTGCGGCTGCCGATCAAAACGGCGGCGAACAGGGGGAAGCGCCCACCGCAGAGGCTCCCACGACTGAAGATTCCTGA
- a CDS encoding sulfate adenylyltransferase subunit 2 has product MDHLTELENQSIYILREAYKNFKNLAMLWSIGKDSTVMLWLARKAFYGHVPIPLVHIDTSYKIPQMIEYRDRMAKEWNLNLIVGQNKKALDEGMNHEMGRLVCCEALKTNGLTSVMEEHEFTGLILGIRRDEEGTRAKERYFSPRDKNFEWNFKDQPPELWDQFKTTFADGTHIRIHPLLHWTELNVWEYIGREKMPIIDLYFSKEGKRYRSLGCAPCTGSIDSNASNVEEIIEELRNNTSTSERSGRAQDQEDTYAMQKLRAKGYM; this is encoded by the coding sequence ATGGACCATTTAACCGAACTCGAAAATCAAAGTATTTACATTCTGCGCGAGGCCTATAAGAATTTTAAAAACCTCGCGATGCTCTGGTCGATTGGTAAAGACTCGACCGTCATGTTGTGGCTTGCCCGCAAGGCTTTCTATGGTCACGTGCCCATTCCGCTGGTGCACATCGATACCAGTTACAAGATCCCGCAAATGATCGAGTACCGGGACCGCATGGCCAAGGAGTGGAACCTGAACCTCATCGTTGGACAAAACAAGAAGGCCCTTGATGAAGGCATGAACCACGAAATGGGCCGCCTCGTCTGCTGTGAAGCACTCAAGACCAACGGACTGACCTCTGTAATGGAAGAGCATGAATTCACCGGTCTTATTCTCGGCATCCGTCGTGATGAAGAAGGCACGCGTGCGAAGGAGCGTTATTTCTCTCCGCGTGACAAAAACTTCGAATGGAATTTCAAGGACCAGCCACCGGAATTGTGGGATCAATTCAAAACCACGTTCGCGGATGGCACGCATATCCGCATCCACCCGCTGCTGCACTGGACCGAGTTGAATGTCTGGGAATACATCGGACGTGAAAAGATGCCGATCATCGACCTGTATTTTTCAAAAGAGGGCAAGCGGTACCGTTCACTCGGTTGCGCCCCGTGTACCGGGTCCATTGATTCAAACGCCAGTAATGTAGAGGAGATTATCGAGGAGCTGCGCAACAACACGTCGACCTCCGAGCGATCAGGCCGGGCACAGGACCAGGAAGATACCTACGCCATGCAGAAACTTCGCGCGAAAGGGTATATGTAA
- a CDS encoding tetratricopeptide repeat protein, with product MGKNTSSKRKKPSSSWTKALFGLVALAALFGAGILFSEQESKMIPYDQYKESRIKKASQTIADKNDSSGERPLEITTEEETLSDLKKKQEDLELAQLTNQKKPGTDLPRKTLEHISKGMGLSEQGKYELAELEFEKAAELSPNSSELYAIWGAAHRMQGKFEGANKRFARAHELAPDDEEITFNWGMTRLQEKNSEEAVKLFKQTIELDPKHYMAYNYLGKSYGLTKDYKNESASYKKALELKEDFAQAHFNLAVTLSLMKKFDDAGPHFVRAIELDKQFDKPFVNQFLVAMGLRNGKGKRDDLKVVEKNKNKTGEEKTSDKKDDKKADHKEAHDKKEEGSEGSDKKIVKPITTIKGVVKINGEPVSSPGLVILESKSKLKVPKQEKQTLKIFQRGLNFAPKNSVVMVGSTVEFVNDDTEVHNIFSKSRNNQFNLGAMASGTSKSITLDQPGPIILRCNLHKDMVGTLFVVPNGYYSKLDENGAYEFDKVKSQEYIMQFWHPRLAPEEVNKNMKNAALTGVDHTMDFDITSKSDPGEIHDMVDQTDYNLLVTSIEQEMGQAIKDWKAGKKYLSHKRMLKAITYYFDGGGLKGAIAKSFSVKRSDHLEKSLDEIRKIIANRKKEPDEATEAKLRGLAKRAVAQLKNNVQELYARIAPEKAGKPVGAGAGG from the coding sequence ATGGGAAAAAACACTTCTTCCAAACGCAAAAAACCTTCATCAAGCTGGACCAAAGCCCTTTTCGGCCTGGTAGCACTAGCCGCCCTTTTCGGAGCTGGAATCCTTTTTTCCGAACAGGAAAGCAAAATGATTCCCTACGACCAGTACAAGGAATCGCGGATCAAAAAAGCTTCCCAGACAATCGCGGACAAGAATGATTCTTCCGGGGAACGTCCATTAGAGATCACTACGGAAGAGGAAACTTTGAGTGATCTCAAGAAAAAGCAGGAAGACCTGGAGCTCGCACAGCTCACTAATCAAAAAAAGCCGGGCACTGATCTGCCACGCAAAACTCTGGAACATATCTCCAAGGGAATGGGTCTCTCGGAACAAGGCAAGTATGAACTGGCTGAACTTGAGTTTGAAAAAGCAGCCGAGCTGAGCCCGAATTCATCAGAACTTTATGCCATCTGGGGCGCGGCCCACAGAATGCAGGGCAAATTTGAAGGAGCCAACAAACGCTTCGCCAGGGCCCACGAACTGGCACCAGACGATGAAGAAATCACCTTCAATTGGGGGATGACGCGGCTGCAGGAAAAAAACTCTGAAGAAGCGGTCAAACTGTTCAAGCAAACGATCGAACTCGATCCAAAACATTACATGGCCTACAACTACCTTGGGAAAAGCTATGGCCTGACCAAAGACTACAAAAACGAATCGGCCTCCTACAAAAAAGCTTTGGAATTAAAAGAGGATTTTGCCCAGGCCCATTTTAACCTGGCCGTGACGCTCAGTTTGATGAAAAAATTTGACGATGCCGGCCCCCATTTTGTCCGTGCCATTGAACTGGACAAGCAATTTGACAAGCCCTTCGTCAACCAGTTTCTGGTCGCCATGGGCCTGCGCAATGGCAAGGGCAAAAGGGATGACTTGAAAGTAGTTGAGAAGAACAAGAATAAGACCGGGGAAGAAAAAACCTCCGACAAGAAGGATGACAAAAAAGCTGATCACAAAGAGGCCCACGATAAAAAAGAGGAAGGCTCTGAAGGTTCTGACAAAAAGATTGTGAAACCGATCACCACCATTAAGGGTGTAGTGAAGATTAACGGCGAACCGGTGTCATCTCCAGGTCTGGTTATTCTGGAGTCAAAAAGTAAACTCAAAGTGCCCAAACAGGAAAAGCAGACATTAAAAATTTTCCAGCGTGGCTTGAACTTTGCCCCGAAAAACTCAGTGGTAATGGTGGGTTCTACAGTCGAATTTGTGAACGACGACACCGAAGTTCACAACATCTTTTCGAAATCACGCAACAACCAGTTCAACCTTGGCGCCATGGCCTCCGGAACATCGAAATCCATAACACTGGATCAACCGGGGCCCATCATCCTGCGCTGCAACCTGCACAAGGACATGGTCGGCACCCTGTTTGTTGTGCCCAATGGTTACTATTCCAAGCTGGATGAAAATGGGGCTTATGAATTCGACAAGGTCAAGAGTCAGGAGTACATCATGCAATTCTGGCATCCCCGACTGGCTCCTGAAGAAGTTAACAAAAACATGAAGAACGCCGCCCTGACCGGGGTCGACCACACGATGGATTTCGATATTACCAGTAAGTCCGACCCAGGTGAAATCCACGACATGGTGGACCAGACTGACTACAACCTGCTGGTTACAAGCATTGAACAGGAAATGGGACAGGCCATCAAGGACTGGAAAGCTGGAAAGAAATACCTTTCCCACAAGCGCATGCTTAAAGCGATCACCTATTACTTTGATGGAGGCGGACTCAAAGGGGCTATCGCGAAAAGTTTCAGTGTCAAGCGCAGTGACCACCTGGAAAAATCGCTGGACGAAATTCGCAAAATCATTGCGAATCGTAAAAAGGAACCGGATGAAGCCACTGAAGCCAAACTCCGGGGCCTGGCGAAACGTGCCGTCGCGCAACTTAAAAATAATGTGCAGGAACTGTATGCCCGTATAGCTCCAGAGAAAGCCGGGAAACCTGTGGGTGCCGGAGCGGGTGGCTGA
- the mqnC gene encoding dehypoxanthine futalosine cyclase, which yields MNHESILQKALDGERINADEARALYDCQDITLLGNVATRLYRKRLATQGKTITYIVDRNINYTNVCVTDCSFCAFYRKAGDSEAYVLPNETIGEKIREVQDQGGLQILLQGGHNADLKIDYYENLFRFIKENFGIHLHALSPPEIVHLSKLSRLSLKDTIARLKDAGLDSIPGGGAEILVDRVRDIISPKKCTTDQWLDVMGTAHELGLPTTATMMFGHVETLEDRVEHLMRLRDQQDKTGGFTAFICWPFQSGNTPLAKDIGPKNTTGWEYLKTLAIGRIVLDNIDNHQSSWVTQGPKVGQMALFFGANDMGSTMFEENVVSAAGTTYNLNEKEIRRLIEDGGFVPQRRNMQYAHVT from the coding sequence ATGAATCACGAATCGATTTTACAAAAAGCCCTCGACGGCGAACGCATCAATGCAGATGAAGCGCGTGCCCTGTATGACTGCCAGGACATCACCCTGCTTGGAAACGTCGCTACCCGCCTGTACCGGAAACGTCTCGCCACGCAAGGCAAAACCATAACTTACATTGTCGACCGCAACATCAACTACACCAATGTGTGCGTGACGGATTGTTCGTTCTGCGCGTTCTACAGGAAGGCAGGCGACTCGGAAGCCTACGTGCTACCAAATGAAACCATTGGCGAAAAAATCAGGGAAGTTCAGGATCAGGGCGGCCTCCAGATCCTCCTGCAGGGCGGGCACAATGCCGATTTAAAAATCGATTACTACGAAAACCTGTTTCGCTTTATTAAAGAAAATTTTGGTATCCACCTGCATGCCCTGTCACCTCCGGAAATAGTTCACTTGAGCAAACTATCCCGTTTGTCTCTTAAAGATACGATTGCCAGATTGAAGGATGCAGGACTTGACTCGATTCCAGGAGGAGGTGCCGAAATCCTGGTCGATCGGGTTCGCGACATCATCAGCCCGAAAAAATGCACAACGGATCAGTGGCTGGATGTGATGGGAACCGCTCACGAACTGGGCCTCCCGACCACGGCAACCATGATGTTCGGTCATGTCGAAACTCTTGAAGACCGCGTCGAACATCTCATGCGCTTAAGGGATCAGCAGGACAAAACCGGCGGGTTCACGGCTTTCATCTGTTGGCCGTTCCAGTCCGGCAACACACCGCTGGCAAAAGACATCGGTCCGAAAAACACAACGGGCTGGGAATATTTAAAAACCCTGGCCATTGGTCGCATCGTTCTGGATAACATCGACAATCATCAATCGTCATGGGTCACACAGGGACCCAAGGTGGGTCAGATGGCGCTTTTCTTTGGAGCCAACGACATGGGTAGTACCATGTTTGAAGAAAACGTGGTGAGTGCTGCCGGGACAACCTACAATTTAAATGAAAAAGAAATCCGCAGGCTGATCGAAGATGGGGGCTTTGTGCCGCAACGGCGCAATATGCAATACGCTCACGTGACCTGA
- a CDS encoding zinc ribbon domain-containing protein, whose product MPLYEYHCDDCQADFTLLQSLSTNKDETTCEHCGSSAVKPQLSSCVGKVQGVPRKGVKPATADDYPDKEIFKLPRPRHISEY is encoded by the coding sequence ATGCCCCTGTACGAATACCATTGCGATGATTGCCAGGCCGATTTCACCCTGTTGCAATCTCTAAGCACGAATAAAGATGAAACCACCTGCGAACACTGCGGATCCAGCGCGGTCAAACCGCAGTTATCCTCCTGTGTGGGCAAGGTGCAGGGTGTCCCCAGAAAAGGGGTGAAACCTGCCACGGCGGACGATTATCCAGATAAAGAAATCTTCAAACTTCCCAGACCCCGTCATATTTCGGAATATTAG
- a CDS encoding 2'-deoxycytidine 5'-triphosphate deaminase encodes MKDSFLDAIKGQSGYLPYQYIKKACQNGIISSNDKITPAQLQPVSLDLRLGSKAYRILSSFLPENESVEQKLKDLKLYEVDLRSNNKDSGFLERGGIYLIPLKEELNFPKNLYGYTNPKSSTGRLDMFTRVIVDKGHRFDEIPRGYKGKMYLEVITRSFPVKVKENLCLNQLRIAQGPPTTMGKQSLEPDYRKFPILFDRSGFAVPFKDVKVQGGLYVGVDLMGSDDKDIVAYKAKTNSSFIDLSKKNHYDPQDFWEPVYLTSKRKKRIVLEPESFYIMMSKEKICIWPHLLGEMVAYEPNSGELRTHYAGFFDPGFGWNGTEEPMNQGAHAVMEVRPHDVPFMIEHGQTFCRLKFEKMIEQPARAYGQEIASNYQSQQLKLSKYFKS; translated from the coding sequence ATGAAAGATTCATTTTTGGACGCGATTAAGGGGCAATCCGGCTATTTACCCTATCAGTATATCAAGAAAGCCTGTCAGAACGGGATTATCAGCTCAAACGATAAAATTACGCCCGCCCAATTACAGCCGGTAAGTCTGGACCTGCGCCTTGGGTCGAAGGCTTACCGCATCCTGAGCAGCTTCCTGCCCGAGAATGAGTCCGTTGAGCAAAAGCTGAAGGACCTGAAGCTGTATGAGGTTGATCTACGTTCGAATAATAAGGATTCCGGTTTTCTGGAACGCGGCGGGATTTACCTGATTCCGCTCAAGGAGGAATTGAATTTCCCCAAAAACCTTTATGGTTATACCAACCCGAAAAGTTCCACAGGCAGGTTGGATATGTTCACCCGTGTTATCGTGGACAAGGGACACCGGTTTGATGAGATCCCCAGGGGCTATAAGGGGAAAATGTACCTGGAAGTCATCACCCGTTCCTTCCCGGTCAAGGTGAAGGAGAATCTGTGCCTCAATCAATTACGTATTGCCCAGGGGCCGCCCACCACCATGGGCAAACAAAGCCTGGAGCCTGATTACCGGAAATTTCCTATCCTGTTTGATCGAAGTGGATTTGCTGTTCCCTTTAAAGATGTCAAAGTACAGGGCGGCTTGTATGTTGGTGTTGACCTGATGGGGAGTGATGACAAAGACATCGTGGCGTACAAGGCGAAGACCAACAGCAGTTTTATAGACTTGTCCAAGAAGAATCATTACGATCCACAGGATTTCTGGGAACCGGTATATTTAACCAGTAAACGCAAGAAAAGGATCGTGCTGGAGCCCGAGAGTTTTTACATCATGATGTCGAAGGAGAAAATCTGCATCTGGCCGCACCTGCTGGGTGAGATGGTGGCTTACGAACCCAACAGTGGCGAACTTAGAACTCACTACGCTGGTTTTTTCGATCCAGGGTTTGGCTGGAATGGAACGGAAGAGCCAATGAACCAGGGAGCCCACGCTGTGATGGAAGTGAGGCCGCACGATGTTCCCTTCATGATTGAGCACGGTCAGACATTCTGCCGCCTTAAATTTGAAAAAATGATTGAGCAGCCAGCGAGGGCATACGGGCAGGAAATCGCATCGAATTACCAGTCGCAGCAACTCAAGCTGAGTAAATACTTTAAAAGTTAG
- a CDS encoding AI-2E family transporter, whose amino-acid sequence MKEDKRFRYFLFAALAVSLVALYLARNVLTPFAIAFALAYLLDPLADKLERWKLSRTLSVSTIIASFFLLVVIALIVLIPLLRIQVEHLAANLPDYMGKIMAWLQPILDQISLIEPAKIKTHLKEIFEKLGTVPLTALGSATEMLWSSLSGLMGIILMLVNILIIPVAMFYLLRDFDGINRKLVQLIPPKYRRETVGIVKEIDEVLSGFVRGQLMVATLMSGLYTLGLFLCDTPMSLFIGPLAGYANLVPYLGLICGFVPAAILTLLQHHDVMSLLGVVIVFGLVQMLEGMVITPRVVGDKIGLHPVVIMLAVLVGGELFGFVGVLLGVPAAAVLNVLRRRTIKEYKKSTLFR is encoded by the coding sequence TTGAAAGAGGATAAACGTTTCCGGTATTTTCTGTTCGCAGCCCTCGCCGTTTCTTTAGTGGCGCTCTACCTTGCGCGCAATGTGCTCACCCCTTTTGCCATTGCGTTTGCTCTCGCTTATCTGCTGGATCCCCTCGCTGACAAGCTGGAGCGCTGGAAACTGTCGCGCACCTTGTCGGTTTCCACAATAATTGCCTCGTTTTTTCTGTTGGTGGTGATTGCCCTCATCGTTCTGATTCCTCTGCTCCGTATTCAGGTGGAACACCTTGCCGCCAATCTTCCAGATTACATGGGGAAGATCATGGCCTGGTTGCAACCGATTCTTGACCAGATATCGTTGATCGAACCCGCAAAAATCAAAACGCACCTGAAAGAAATTTTTGAAAAGCTGGGCACTGTGCCACTCACCGCGTTGGGGTCTGCTACAGAGATGCTTTGGAGTTCTCTGTCTGGCCTGATGGGCATTATCCTGATGCTGGTCAATATCCTTATCATTCCGGTGGCGATGTTTTACCTGCTTCGCGATTTCGACGGCATCAATCGCAAGCTGGTACAGCTCATTCCTCCCAAATATAGAAGAGAGACAGTTGGAATCGTAAAAGAAATCGATGAAGTTCTATCAGGATTTGTACGCGGTCAGTTGATGGTTGCGACTCTCATGTCCGGGTTGTACACGCTCGGATTATTTCTCTGCGATACACCGATGAGCTTGTTTATTGGTCCGCTGGCGGGTTACGCCAATCTGGTGCCTTACCTCGGATTGATCTGTGGTTTTGTGCCGGCTGCAATTCTGACGTTGTTGCAACATCATGACGTGATGTCGTTACTGGGAGTTGTGATTGTCTTTGGACTGGTACAGATGTTGGAAGGCATGGTGATCACCCCGCGCGTGGTGGGAGACAAGATTGGACTGCATCCGGTGGTGATTATGCTGGCAGTTCTGGTTGGGGGCGAGTTGTTTGGTTTTGTCGGGGTACTGCTTGGTGTTCCTGCGGCTGCGGTGTTGAATGTGTTGCGCAGGCGGACGATCAAAGAATATAAAAAATCCACTTTGTTCCGTTAG
- a CDS encoding cysteine--tRNA ligase yields MALRIFNTQTGQKEPFQPIREDKVGMYVCGVTVYDLCHIGHARSAIVFDTIYRYLKYKGYPVTYVRNFTDIDDKIIKRANEEGIGWQEVTEKYIAAFYEDMDRLNILRPDVEPKATDHIQEMLDLINGLIAKDRAYEVEGDVYFAVRAFPEYGKLSGKNVDDLRSGARVEVDDRKRDPLDFALWKKSKEGEPFWESPWGCGRPGWHIECSAMSEKYLGNYFDIHGGGKDLVFPHHENEIAQSCGCSGEPFVKTWLHNGFVNINQEKMSKSLGNFFTIRDLLEKFHPEVLRLFLLTNHYRGPIDFADSYLDEAIKMLDRFYELYSWMEENRQLATIPPTPDADAKIKSLFDEAMDDDFNAAAALGHMNEELRRLNKLCSELPSDSQDWTAFDRDAAGLFAVGQLVGLFHRSPGTYREESLALKTSGQDHDTEKIETLVEEREAARKAKNWAEADRLRDELDALGVVLKDTPKGPTWTLK; encoded by the coding sequence ATGGCCTTACGCATTTTTAATACCCAGACAGGACAAAAGGAACCGTTTCAACCGATCCGGGAAGACAAAGTTGGCATGTATGTTTGCGGGGTTACCGTGTACGACCTGTGCCACATCGGCCATGCCCGTTCCGCAATCGTGTTCGACACGATCTACCGGTACCTGAAATACAAAGGCTACCCGGTCACCTACGTCCGCAACTTCACCGACATCGACGACAAGATCATCAAACGTGCCAACGAAGAAGGCATCGGCTGGCAGGAAGTCACAGAAAAATACATCGCGGCATTTTATGAGGACATGGACCGCCTCAATATTTTAAGACCGGATGTCGAACCCAAGGCCACAGATCATATCCAGGAAATGCTCGACCTCATTAACGGTCTCATTGCAAAAGACCGTGCCTATGAAGTTGAGGGGGACGTCTATTTTGCGGTACGTGCTTTTCCTGAGTACGGCAAACTGTCCGGGAAAAATGTAGACGACCTTCGATCCGGCGCCCGCGTGGAGGTGGACGACCGCAAACGCGACCCGTTGGACTTCGCGCTCTGGAAAAAAAGCAAGGAAGGTGAGCCCTTTTGGGAAAGCCCCTGGGGATGTGGACGCCCGGGCTGGCACATCGAGTGCTCCGCCATGAGCGAAAAATACCTCGGCAACTATTTCGACATCCACGGTGGCGGCAAAGATCTCGTATTCCCGCACCACGAGAATGAAATTGCGCAATCCTGCGGCTGCTCCGGCGAACCGTTCGTCAAAACCTGGCTGCACAATGGATTCGTCAATATCAATCAGGAGAAGATGTCGAAATCGCTCGGCAACTTTTTCACCATCCGCGACCTGCTGGAAAAATTCCACCCGGAAGTCCTGCGCCTGTTCCTGTTGACCAACCACTACCGTGGCCCCATCGATTTCGCTGACTCCTATCTCGATGAAGCCATCAAAATGCTCGACCGGTTTTATGAACTTTACAGCTGGATGGAAGAAAACAGACAACTGGCCACTATACCGCCGACTCCTGACGCGGATGCAAAAATAAAGTCCCTGTTCGACGAAGCCATGGACGATGATTTCAATGCGGCAGCGGCATTGGGCCATATGAATGAAGAATTGCGCCGACTCAACAAACTGTGCAGTGAACTTCCTTCAGATTCCCAGGATTGGACCGCCTTCGACCGCGACGCAGCAGGACTTTTTGCGGTTGGGCAACTGGTCGGCCTGTTCCACCGTTCACCCGGCACTTATCGCGAAGAATCGCTGGCATTGAAAACAAGTGGGCAGGACCACGATACAGAAAAAATTGAAACGCTTGTTGAGGAACGCGAAGCCGCCCGCAAAGCCAAAAACTGGGCTGAAGCGGATCGCCTGCGAGACGAACTTGATGCCCTGGGCGTCGTTTTAAAAGATACTCCCAAAGGACCAACCTGGACCCTCAAATGA
- a CDS encoding DUF2851 family protein — protein sequence MTAAVFTDIYRKFTEVYQRTLVEEEDAPQIPEKVLRCVWNDQLFNTPHLQSTQGHAIEVVSSGHWNFGAGPDFKNAVIRIDGQIQEGDVELHIYGCDWRAHGHSENNEYDDVILHVFLWQDRRGSSGSRKDTPSQSRPHIVELELKKYLKDGLLKLNEELDFDSYPLLNQFNTGLCHGPLSRLSKSRLEELLSNAGDARIQNKMDRFHDRIILNGYEQTFYEGVAEALGYPSNKYPFRDLAERVPFAELVRLVSKKGTPAEKALPLQAVLLGVSGLLGNRIPETSELEGEGLLYVQNVQKLWKKHKRRFVDQVMDDPTAWKFGGMRPANFPYRRIAALAHLVVKHSGSGLFQDFVSFVNTMVSISQAKGYNERTGKKATQYFFLEEDDFWSRHYTVDGKKLQGNQKLIGPDRARDIFINIAVPICLIYARASRSQPLEAFLHRGFSTQSSLADNQWLRFMKRYILGEKQRMLDILKSDRHTQGLMQVYQDFCTKNNNNCLRCRFPEVVDKYFS from the coding sequence ATGACCGCCGCCGTTTTCACGGATATCTATCGGAAATTCACCGAAGTCTACCAGCGCACTCTGGTGGAAGAGGAAGACGCGCCGCAAATTCCAGAAAAGGTCCTCCGTTGCGTCTGGAACGACCAACTATTCAACACCCCCCACCTCCAATCCACACAGGGACACGCCATTGAAGTGGTGTCCTCCGGCCACTGGAATTTTGGCGCGGGTCCCGATTTTAAAAACGCCGTCATCCGGATTGACGGGCAAATCCAGGAGGGGGATGTCGAACTCCATATCTACGGATGTGACTGGAGAGCCCACGGACATTCTGAAAATAACGAGTACGATGATGTCATCCTGCACGTCTTCCTGTGGCAGGATCGGCGGGGCAGCAGCGGTTCCAGAAAAGATACTCCGTCCCAATCCCGGCCCCATATCGTCGAGCTGGAACTCAAAAAATACCTTAAAGACGGCCTTCTGAAACTGAATGAAGAACTGGATTTCGACAGCTATCCGCTGCTCAACCAGTTCAACACCGGGTTATGCCACGGCCCGCTTTCAAGGTTATCAAAGTCTCGCCTTGAAGAATTGCTCAGCAATGCCGGTGATGCACGGATTCAGAACAAGATGGACCGCTTCCACGACCGCATCATTTTGAATGGTTATGAGCAGACGTTTTATGAAGGAGTTGCCGAAGCACTGGGTTACCCCTCCAATAAATATCCATTTCGGGATCTCGCGGAGCGCGTCCCTTTCGCTGAACTGGTCAGGCTTGTTTCCAAAAAGGGGACACCCGCAGAAAAAGCACTGCCGCTACAGGCAGTATTGCTTGGAGTCTCCGGCCTGCTCGGAAACCGTATTCCCGAAACATCGGAGCTTGAGGGAGAAGGCCTTCTTTATGTTCAAAACGTGCAGAAACTCTGGAAGAAACACAAAAGACGATTTGTCGATCAGGTAATGGACGATCCAACCGCCTGGAAATTCGGTGGCATGCGTCCTGCCAACTTCCCCTATCGCCGGATCGCTGCCCTGGCCCATCTGGTGGTGAAACACAGCGGCTCCGGGCTGTTTCAGGATTTTGTTAGTTTCGTGAATACAATGGTTTCTATTTCCCAGGCCAAAGGTTATAATGAGCGCACCGGAAAGAAGGCCACCCAGTATTTTTTCCTTGAAGAAGACGATTTCTGGTCCCGTCACTACACAGTTGATGGGAAGAAACTTCAAGGAAATCAAAAGCTTATTGGCCCGGACCGGGCACGGGACATTTTTATCAATATTGCTGTTCCCATTTGCCTGATCTACGCCAGGGCCAGCCGGTCCCAACCCCTGGAGGCATTTCTGCACCGGGGGTTTTCCACGCAGTCTTCCCTGGCCGACAACCAGTGGCTGCGATTCATGAAGCGGTACATCCTGGGCGAGAAGCAACGCATGCTGGACATCCTGAAAAGTGACCGGCACACCCAGGGGCTGATGCAGGTCTATCAGGACTTCTGCACAAAAAACAACAACAATTGTCTGCGCTGCCGGTTTCCGGAAGTGGTGGACAAGTACTTTTCATAA